TCATCGTGCTCGCGGGCCATCACCTTGACCTCGCCCGACTTGCGGTCGATCTCGATGGAGGCGTCCGCCTGGTGACCGTCGGTGTGTCGGTATGCGGTCAGCAGTGCCGATTTGATGGTCTCGAGCAATTCGCCTTCGGGGATGCCCCGATCCACTTCGATGGCGTGCAGTGCGGCCATGTCGATGTTCATAATCCGGCCTCCCTTCGGGTCTGGTCCAGGAAATCCTGCTCCGGCTGGGTGGGCCCGGAGAAGTCAACTTGGACAACGGCTTTGGCAATGTCAGTGAGTGGGGTTTCGCGCACCGCCCATTTCCGGCCGGCACGGATCACCAGGTGCAGGACACCGTCCGCGACACCCGCGATACGCCCGCTGGCGCGGTTGCCGTCGGCCAGTTCGAGTTCGACCAGTCGGCCCGTGGCGCGACGGTAGTGCTTCTCATGGGTCAGCGGACGGTCCACGCCGGGTGAGGTGACCTCGAGCACGTACGCCTCGTCGAAGCCCGACACCTCATCAAGGAGCTGGGCCGCGGACCGCGAGAGGTCGGCGACGGTGTCGAGATCGAGGGGAACGTCGCCGTCGGCGGTCACGGTGATCTGCGGCGGGCGCCGGTGGCCGTCGACCACCACGTCCTCGATCTCGTAACCGGCGCGCTCGAATTCCGCACTGAGAAGCTCGATCACCTGCGACGGAGCAGGCAGACCCGCGGGCATCTGCGTCACGGCGAAGCTCCTCATCTTGAGTTGTGCGGACTCGTGGCGGGTGCGGATGGGGCACGCCGCCAGGTACTTACGATACGCCAGGCTCGGAGTGGTTCCCGCGCATTCCAAGGTGGCGGCACGCTCCTGCCCCGTTCCGCCTGCGCGACCAATGGCAGGATGTGTCCGTGCGCAGGCGTGAGGTGTTGAAGTCCGCCGGTCGCGGCGTGATGGGCCTGGCGTTGCTGGCGGTGACCGCGGGGACGTCGTCCGCCTGCGGCTCCGGTGGTGACGACGAGATCGACCCGCTCCAGGAGCCCTACGAGACAGCCGTCGCCGACGCGGAGATGGCGCGTTCGGCCGCCACTGCGGCCACCCCAGCGATCGCCCGGGCGCTGACGCAGATCGCCTCCGAGCGCGCGCAGCACGCCCAGGCCCTGGCCGACGAGCTGGCGCGTGAATCGGGCCAACCGGCGCCGACCACCACGACCGAGACCACGACGTCGACGGCTGCGGGCGCGACGGGATCGGCCCCGCCACCGCCGTCGCCGTCGGACGTCGCGATGATGCTGCGCCGCTCCGGCGAGAATGCCGCCGCCGTCGCC
The DNA window shown above is from Mycolicibacterium confluentis and carries:
- the rimP gene encoding ribosome maturation factor RimP, with product MPAGLPAPSQVIELLSAEFERAGYEIEDVVVDGHRRPPQITVTADGDVPLDLDTVADLSRSAAQLLDEVSGFDEAYVLEVTSPGVDRPLTHEKHYRRATGRLVELELADGNRASGRIAGVADGVLHLVIRAGRKWAVRETPLTDIAKAVVQVDFSGPTQPEQDFLDQTRREAGL